In one Terriglobia bacterium genomic region, the following are encoded:
- a CDS encoding prohibitin family protein, producing MANPTHTGFDFGSGMPEFPGLGALRSRLLRLAVVVVALILFFSAVTSIPTGNVGVLTLFGRVTGEVLPEGIHMVNPLKSVQKLSIQTQSIKESASVPSSEGLILALDTSLLFRLDRSMAAEVYQTVGDDYAAKIVEPTLRASIRASTSAHSANALYTSARELVQKQIQEELTAQLAKRGVIVENVLLRDVQLPALLKGSIEAKQQAEQDALRMSFILQKEKQEAERKRIEAQGIADFQKIVAQGISPQLLEWKGIEATEKLANSQNAKIVIIGNTKNGLPLVLEPR from the coding sequence ATGGCCAATCCGACGCACACCGGTTTTGATTTTGGCTCGGGCATGCCGGAGTTTCCTGGTCTGGGCGCGCTGCGTTCGCGGCTGTTGCGCCTGGCCGTGGTTGTCGTGGCCCTGATTCTGTTCTTCTCGGCGGTCACCTCGATTCCCACCGGCAACGTGGGCGTGCTCACGCTCTTCGGCCGGGTCACCGGCGAGGTGCTCCCGGAAGGCATCCACATGGTCAACCCGCTGAAATCGGTGCAGAAACTTTCCATCCAGACGCAATCCATCAAGGAGAGCGCCAGCGTGCCCTCCAGCGAAGGGCTGATCCTGGCGCTGGATACTTCGCTGCTCTTCCGCCTGGACCGCAGCATGGCCGCGGAGGTCTACCAGACGGTGGGCGATGACTATGCCGCGAAAATCGTGGAGCCGACCCTGCGCGCGTCCATCCGCGCTTCGACCTCGGCGCACTCCGCCAACGCCCTCTACACCAGCGCGCGCGAACTGGTGCAGAAGCAGATCCAGGAGGAGCTGACGGCGCAGCTCGCCAAGCGCGGGGTCATCGTGGAAAACGTGCTGCTGCGCGACGTGCAGCTCCCAGCCTTGCTCAAAGGCTCCATCGAAGCCAAGCAGCAGGCCGAGCAGGACGCCCTGCGCATGAGCTTCATCCTGCAGAAGGAAAAGCAGGAAGCCGAGCGCAAGCGCATCGAAGCCCAGGGCATCGCCGATTTCCAGAAAATCGTGGCCCAGGGCATCAGCCCGCAGCTGCTGGAGTGGAAGGGCATCGAGGCCACGGAAAAACTGGCGAACAGCCAGAACGCCAAGATCGTAATCATCGGCAACACCAAGAACGGCCTGCCCCTGGTCCTCGAGCCGCGCTGA
- a CDS encoding CGNR zinc finger domain-containing protein has protein sequence MELADPQAVDALLYKALALRSSLRQGFQALEHGQRLERAVIEPLNELLRVTEGHDELVSELHEWRLRFIAREERPEWLLTAIARSAAEILAEGPAAPLRKCASAGCVLFFYDTSRTGRRRWCSMTACGNRSKVAAFARRQGPRRGV, from the coding sequence ATGGAACTGGCCGATCCGCAGGCCGTGGATGCGCTGCTATATAAGGCCCTGGCGCTGCGCAGCAGCCTGCGCCAGGGTTTCCAGGCCCTGGAGCACGGGCAGCGCCTGGAGCGCGCGGTCATCGAGCCCTTGAACGAACTGCTGCGCGTAACCGAAGGCCACGACGAACTGGTTTCCGAGCTTCACGAATGGAGGCTGCGCTTCATCGCGCGCGAGGAGCGGCCGGAGTGGCTGCTGACGGCGATTGCGCGTTCCGCCGCGGAGATTCTGGCCGAGGGTCCGGCCGCGCCGCTGCGCAAATGCGCCAGCGCGGGGTGCGTGCTTTTCTTCTACGACACTTCGCGGACCGGGCGCCGGCGCTGGTGTTCGATGACCGCTTGCGGCAATCGCAGCAAAGTGGCGGCGTTTGCGCGGCGCCAGGGCCCGCGGCGCGGGGTGTGA
- a CDS encoding CPBP family intramembrane metalloprotease, producing the protein MAELPTLPAAPLGPEAAPAPPFWQRLMRGNFWLAAVVRVILYGVLFAGIASGLSALAHFFLGRGHALGAPRGLFVGECIGVAAALGAALLMALLEKRRPGVYGLPLQGAFGKLFWQGALAGLAEISVLMALISACGGYSFGGLAVHGLELARWAGFWALLFVLVGLFEEFLFRGYAQYTLGAGIGFWPAALVLSVLFGAGHLRNPGEGWVGALSIVEVGIVLCLTLRRTGNLWFAVGLHASFDFGETFLYSVPNSGVVAAGHLSNAALHGPAWVTGGTVGPEGSLFSFLTMGIMFYAIHLLYPAQEEVTHPH; encoded by the coding sequence ATGGCCGAACTGCCCACTCTGCCGGCTGCTCCGCTCGGTCCGGAGGCCGCGCCCGCGCCGCCCTTTTGGCAGCGCCTGATGCGCGGCAATTTTTGGCTGGCCGCGGTGGTGCGGGTGATCCTGTACGGCGTGTTATTTGCCGGGATCGCCAGCGGCCTCAGCGCGCTCGCGCATTTTTTTCTCGGTCGGGGACACGCGCTGGGTGCACCGCGCGGTTTGTTTGTAGGCGAGTGCATTGGCGTAGCGGCGGCGCTGGGCGCGGCGCTGCTGATGGCCCTCCTGGAGAAACGCCGGCCCGGCGTCTACGGCCTTCCTCTGCAGGGGGCCTTTGGGAAATTGTTCTGGCAAGGCGCGCTGGCGGGCTTGGCGGAGATCAGCGTGCTCATGGCGCTGATCTCCGCGTGTGGCGGCTACTCCTTTGGCGGGCTCGCGGTGCATGGCCTGGAGCTGGCGCGCTGGGCCGGCTTTTGGGCGCTGCTCTTTGTCCTCGTCGGGTTGTTCGAAGAATTTCTCTTTCGCGGCTACGCGCAGTACACCCTGGGCGCGGGGATCGGTTTCTGGCCGGCGGCGCTGGTTCTTTCGGTGCTGTTTGGCGCCGGGCATCTGCGGAATCCCGGCGAAGGCTGGGTGGGGGCGCTGAGCATCGTGGAGGTGGGCATCGTCTTGTGCCTGACGCTGCGGCGCACCGGAAATCTGTGGTTCGCCGTGGGGCTGCACGCCAGCTTCGATTTCGGCGAGACCTTTCTCTATTCCGTGCCCAATAGCGGTGTCGTCGCCGCGGGGCATCTTTCCAATGCGGCGCTGCATGGCCCCGCCTGGGTCACCGGCGGTACGGTGGGGCCGGAGGGCAGCCTTTTCAGTTTTCTGACCATGGGAATCATGTTCTACGCGATCCACCTGCTCTATCCGGCGCAAGAAGAAGTAACGCATCCCCACTGA
- a CDS encoding M48 family metallopeptidase, with the protein MRGVLRFRLLLLLLCAAGLTALPAAAQARAPEAAPRPAAAQQAPGAAPAAEKPAAKPEENRQSGQYTLSHERYEKAVAYSRARYTLYFVSFAWGLLILVVLLRLGLAAKFRDLAEAASDKRFLQALVFVPLLLGTIGTLELPTEVYGQVLSLRYAQSVQGWGSWLWDWTKGEFVEMILGTLLALILFAVIRSSPRRCWFYFWAAALPIALATLFLSPWVIDPLFNKFEPLDATHPELVTAIEKVVQRAGLQIPRERMFLMQASLKENSINAYVTGFGASKRVVVWDTTIQKATTEETLFIFGHEMGHYVLNHIRNAFLFIGVVLLGAFYLAFRGLHAALDRWGRLWKVHGVEDWAALPVMLLLLSVILFLLSPVFSGFSRMQEHEADVYGLEVIHGLVPDSAEVAAHAFQVLGEVDLSDPNPPAFITFWLYSHPPLADRLVFAHTYDPWSKGQAPRYVK; encoded by the coding sequence ATGCGCGGAGTTCTTCGATTCCGCCTTCTTTTGTTGCTGCTCTGTGCTGCCGGGCTGACGGCTCTTCCCGCCGCGGCCCAGGCGCGCGCTCCGGAGGCGGCCCCGCGCCCCGCTGCGGCCCAGCAGGCTCCGGGCGCCGCGCCGGCCGCGGAGAAGCCGGCGGCGAAGCCCGAGGAGAACAGACAATCCGGGCAATACACGCTCTCGCACGAGCGCTATGAGAAGGCGGTGGCCTATTCGCGCGCGCGCTACACCCTCTATTTCGTTTCCTTTGCCTGGGGCCTGCTGATCCTGGTGGTGCTGTTGCGGCTGGGGCTGGCCGCAAAATTCCGCGATCTCGCCGAGGCGGCCAGCGATAAACGCTTCCTGCAGGCGCTGGTTTTCGTGCCGCTGCTCCTGGGTACGATCGGGACCCTGGAGCTGCCCACGGAAGTCTACGGCCAGGTGCTTTCGCTGCGCTACGCGCAGTCGGTCCAGGGCTGGGGCTCGTGGCTGTGGGACTGGACCAAGGGCGAATTCGTCGAAATGATTCTGGGCACGCTGCTGGCGCTTATCCTCTTCGCGGTCATCCGCAGCAGCCCGCGCCGCTGCTGGTTCTACTTCTGGGCCGCCGCGCTGCCCATCGCCCTGGCGACGCTCTTCCTCAGCCCGTGGGTGATCGACCCGCTGTTCAACAAGTTCGAGCCGCTGGACGCCACGCATCCGGAGCTGGTCACGGCCATCGAGAAGGTGGTGCAGCGCGCCGGGCTGCAGATTCCGCGGGAGCGCATGTTCTTGATGCAAGCCAGCCTGAAGGAGAACAGCATCAACGCCTATGTCACCGGGTTTGGCGCCTCCAAGCGCGTTGTGGTGTGGGACACCACCATCCAGAAAGCGACCACCGAGGAGACGCTTTTCATTTTCGGCCACGAGATGGGCCACTACGTCCTGAACCACATCCGCAACGCCTTCCTGTTTATCGGAGTGGTGCTGCTGGGCGCCTTCTATCTGGCTTTTCGCGGGCTGCACGCGGCGCTGGACCGCTGGGGCCGCCTCTGGAAAGTGCACGGCGTGGAGGACTGGGCCGCGCTGCCGGTCATGCTGCTGCTGCTCTCGGTCATCCTGTTTCTGCTCTCTCCGGTGTTCAGCGGCTTCAGCCGCATGCAGGAGCACGAGGCCGATGTCTACGGCCTGGAAGTGATTCACGGCCTGGTGCCGGACTCGGCGGAGGTGGCCGCGCATGCCTTCCAGGTCCTCGGCGAAGTGGATCTCTCGGACCCCAACCCCCCGGCGTTCATCACCTTCTGGCTCTATAGCCACCCGCCGCTGGCCGACCGCCTGGTTTTCGCGCACACCTACGATCCGTGGTCCAAGGGCCAGGCCCCGCGCTATGTGAAGTGA
- a CDS encoding serine/threonine protein kinase, whose product MRVGRYEILDILGAGASGRVARAHDPMIDRLVAVKLLAPEFARPNTRQQFLDEARVAGQLSHPGIVALHDVGIDEATSTPYLVFEFIDGHPLDRLLSNGSIPPAKACAWIGQAATALGVAHRKGIIHGDLKPSNILIAQGGSVKVTDFGMARLASREAVENPLLGKPAYWCPEQIVARPQDARSDFFSLGVILYEIVTGQTPFQGDTLQAICGHILSTPPPLPSAVNSAVPEALDKVILRCLAKNPNERYPTGEALAAELFPLARRKPPAQPATAPATPPAAGTEPRRSRSY is encoded by the coding sequence ATGCGCGTCGGCCGCTACGAAATTCTCGACATCCTCGGCGCAGGCGCTTCCGGACGAGTCGCGCGCGCCCACGATCCCATGATCGACCGCCTGGTGGCCGTCAAGCTTCTGGCGCCCGAGTTCGCCCGCCCCAATACGCGCCAGCAGTTCCTGGACGAAGCGCGGGTCGCCGGCCAGCTCTCGCACCCCGGGATCGTCGCCCTGCACGACGTGGGCATCGACGAAGCCACTTCCACGCCCTATCTGGTCTTCGAATTCATTGACGGGCACCCGCTGGACCGCCTGCTCAGCAACGGCAGCATCCCCCCCGCCAAGGCGTGCGCCTGGATCGGGCAAGCCGCCACCGCACTGGGCGTGGCGCACCGCAAAGGCATCATCCACGGCGACCTCAAGCCCTCGAACATCCTTATCGCCCAAGGGGGCAGCGTCAAGGTCACTGACTTCGGCATGGCCCGGCTGGCCAGCCGCGAAGCGGTGGAAAACCCCCTGCTCGGCAAGCCCGCCTACTGGTGCCCGGAACAGATCGTGGCCCGGCCTCAGGATGCGCGGTCCGATTTTTTCTCCCTGGGCGTCATCCTCTACGAGATCGTGACCGGCCAGACGCCTTTCCAGGGCGATACCCTGCAGGCCATCTGTGGGCACATTCTGTCCACGCCCCCGCCGCTGCCCTCCGCGGTGAATTCGGCGGTCCCGGAGGCGCTCGACAAAGTAATCCTGCGCTGTCTGGCTAAGAATCCCAACGAGCGCTATCCCACTGGCGAAGCCCTGGCCGCGGAGCTCTTTCCCCTGGCGCGCCGCAAGCCGCCGGCCCAGCCCGCGACCGCCCCGGCCACACCGCCCGCTGCTGGGACCGAACCGCGCCGCTCCCGTTCCTATTAA
- a CDS encoding vitamin B12-dependent ribonucleotide reductase → MGMTPRSNSTSNSTTGTGKGLEFPRYFTDGKIAPFDAVEWELRTAQISNEKGVTIFRQENVEVPKSWSQTATNIVASKYFHGKPGSSDREGSVRQLIGRVVSSIVRWGEEGGYFASAEAREIYRDELTHLLVEQKMAFNSPVWFNVGVQAKPQCSACFINSVQDSMDSIMNLAKTEGMLFKWGSGTGTNFSTLRGSKEPLSGGGIASGPVSFMKGFDAFAGVIKSGGKTRRAAKMVILNIDHPDIVDFIECKMREEHKAQVLIEQGYDAAIDGAAYSSVFFQNANHSVRVTDEFMRAVEEGRDWWTKNVADGQPVEKYPARELLHKIAESTWQCGDPGMQYDTTINRWHTSKNTARINASNPCSEYMFLDDTACNLASLNLMKFMGPNGQFNVDAFQHAVDVTITAQEILVDNASYPTPKIAQNSHDFRPLGLGYANLGALLMSLALPYDSDKGREMAAAVTALMCGEAYAQSSRIAERLGPFEGYAVNREPMLEVIRMHREALRAIRPEDVQPQLMLAAQNSWDTALAHGEKYGYRNSQVTVLAPTGTIGFMMDCDTTGIEPDLALVKHKKLVGGGVIKIVNNTVPQALMNLGYTPEQMSEIVSHIDKEGKIEGAPYLKAEHLPVFDCSLAPAGGGRSIAWTGHVKMMAATQPFLSGAISKTINMPAESTVEDIMQAYVEAWKLGLKSVAIYRDKSKGSQPLSAAGKKEEKMAAVAAVEPEQHELFARAQREKLPTERASITHKFSVGGHEGYVTVGMYEDGRPGEVFIKMSKEGSTLSGVMDGLALTLSIGLQYGVPLKVLVDKLLNTRFEPSGITANANIRFATSVLDYLARWLGGRFISADYLKLNGAAHAEGSAAAAPMGFKPVLPAMPGASRGSDAVSGAPRNVHEGAPTCSECGMLMVPNGACYKCENCGSTSGCS, encoded by the coding sequence ATGGGCATGACTCCGCGAAGCAATTCAACAAGCAATTCAACAACAGGAACAGGAAAAGGATTGGAGTTTCCGCGGTACTTCACGGACGGCAAGATCGCGCCGTTCGACGCCGTGGAATGGGAGCTGCGCACCGCGCAGATCAGCAACGAAAAGGGCGTGACGATTTTCCGCCAGGAAAATGTCGAGGTGCCCAAGTCCTGGTCGCAGACCGCCACCAACATCGTCGCCAGCAAGTATTTCCACGGCAAGCCCGGCAGCAGCGACCGCGAAGGCTCAGTGCGGCAGCTGATTGGCCGCGTGGTGAGCAGCATCGTGCGCTGGGGCGAAGAGGGCGGCTATTTTGCGTCGGCCGAAGCGCGCGAGATCTACCGCGACGAACTGACGCACCTGCTCGTGGAGCAGAAGATGGCCTTCAACTCCCCGGTGTGGTTCAACGTGGGCGTGCAGGCCAAGCCGCAGTGCTCCGCGTGCTTCATCAACTCCGTGCAGGACAGCATGGATTCGATCATGAACCTAGCCAAGACCGAGGGCATGCTCTTCAAGTGGGGCTCGGGCACGGGCACCAACTTCTCCACCCTGCGCGGCAGCAAGGAACCCCTTTCCGGCGGGGGCATCGCCTCCGGCCCGGTCAGCTTCATGAAGGGCTTTGACGCCTTCGCCGGCGTGATCAAGAGCGGCGGCAAGACGCGCCGCGCCGCGAAGATGGTCATCCTGAACATCGACCACCCGGACATCGTGGACTTCATCGAGTGCAAAATGCGGGAAGAGCACAAGGCCCAGGTGCTGATCGAGCAGGGCTACGACGCCGCGATCGACGGCGCCGCCTACAGCTCGGTCTTTTTCCAGAACGCCAACCACTCGGTGCGCGTCACCGACGAATTCATGCGCGCGGTGGAAGAAGGCCGCGACTGGTGGACCAAGAACGTGGCCGACGGCCAGCCCGTGGAGAAGTACCCGGCGCGCGAGTTGCTGCACAAGATTGCCGAATCCACCTGGCAGTGCGGCGATCCCGGCATGCAGTACGACACCACCATCAACCGCTGGCACACTTCCAAGAACACGGCGCGCATCAACGCCTCCAACCCCTGCTCGGAATACATGTTCCTGGATGACACGGCCTGCAACCTGGCTTCGCTCAACCTCATGAAGTTCATGGGGCCGAACGGGCAGTTCAACGTGGACGCTTTCCAGCACGCGGTGGACGTGACCATTACGGCGCAGGAAATCCTGGTGGACAATGCCAGCTATCCCACGCCGAAGATCGCGCAGAACTCGCACGATTTCCGCCCCCTGGGCCTGGGCTACGCCAACCTCGGCGCCCTGCTGATGTCCCTGGCGCTGCCCTACGACTCCGACAAGGGCCGGGAGATGGCCGCCGCGGTGACCGCGCTGATGTGCGGGGAAGCCTACGCGCAATCCTCGCGCATCGCCGAGCGCCTGGGGCCCTTCGAAGGCTACGCGGTGAACCGTGAGCCGATGCTCGAGGTCATCCGCATGCACCGCGAAGCGCTGCGGGCCATCCGTCCCGAGGACGTGCAGCCGCAACTGATGCTGGCCGCGCAGAACAGCTGGGACACCGCGCTGGCCCACGGCGAGAAATACGGCTACCGCAATTCCCAGGTCACCGTGCTGGCGCCCACGGGCACCATCGGCTTCATGATGGATTGCGACACCACGGGCATCGAGCCGGACCTGGCGCTGGTGAAGCACAAGAAACTGGTGGGCGGCGGGGTGATCAAGATCGTGAACAACACCGTGCCCCAGGCCCTGATGAATCTGGGCTACACGCCGGAGCAGATGAGCGAGATCGTCTCGCACATCGACAAGGAAGGGAAGATCGAAGGCGCGCCCTACCTCAAGGCCGAGCACCTGCCGGTCTTTGATTGCTCGTTGGCCCCGGCGGGCGGCGGGCGCTCCATCGCCTGGACCGGGCACGTGAAAATGATGGCCGCCACGCAGCCGTTCCTCTCCGGGGCCATCAGCAAGACCATCAACATGCCCGCGGAGTCCACCGTCGAGGACATCATGCAGGCCTACGTCGAGGCCTGGAAGCTGGGGCTGAAGTCCGTGGCCATCTACCGCGACAAGAGCAAGGGCTCGCAGCCGCTTTCCGCGGCCGGCAAGAAGGAAGAGAAGATGGCCGCCGTGGCGGCGGTCGAGCCGGAGCAGCACGAACTGTTTGCGCGGGCGCAGCGGGAAAAGCTGCCCACGGAGCGTGCCTCGATCACCCATAAATTTTCGGTGGGCGGCCACGAGGGCTACGTCACCGTCGGCATGTACGAGGACGGGCGGCCGGGCGAAGTGTTCATCAAGATGTCCAAGGAAGGCTCGACGCTTTCCGGAGTGATGGACGGCCTGGCCCTGACACTTTCCATCGGGCTGCAGTACGGCGTGCCCCTGAAGGTGCTGGTGGACAAGCTGCTGAACACGCGCTTTGAGCCCTCGGGCATCACCGCCAACGCCAACATCCGCTTCGCGACCTCGGTGCTGGACTACCTGGCGCGCTGGCTGGGCGGGCGCTTCATCTCCGCGGACTACCTGAAGCTGAACGGCGCGGCGCACGCGGAAGGTTCCGCGGCCGCGGCGCCCATGGGGTTCAAGCCGGTGCTGCCGGCGATGCCCGGAGCCTCGCGCGGGAGCGATGCGGTTTCCGGCGCGCCGCGCAACGTGCACGAAGGCGCGCCGACCTGCTCGGAGTGCGGCATGCTCATGGTGCCGAACGGGGCCTGTTACAAGTGCGAAAACTGCGGGAGCACCTCCGGGTGCAGCTGA
- a CDS encoding serine/threonine protein kinase, which translates to MENGRYEVLETIGSGAAGRVVKARDTRIGRIVALKILLSELTEIGSPEKFLHEARIIGQLNHPSIIGLFDVGIEEQGNPYLVMEYVEGKTLEPVLASDRVSLQKACIWCADLAKALSRAHQAGIIHGDVKPANILVTEEGRVKLGDFGIARFVTQMSCSGKVLGTPAYLSPEQIEGKAQDGRSDLFSLGILLYQLVTGQRPFDGTSLGAVCAQILNATPLPPSRLNPQIPPAFDRVIQRCLAKDPDKRYATGEELARDLYPFARSVPQPASPWRRLWTAQPLLRGAVWAAGALALIAAGYFPAAPQVRAHLRIPPAPAAVVYLPMAPADLLGYAKEEPLAEVPASAELMVPAEIAVKKAPRHSNAAARPRPAALQTVAASETQPQLPAPAPGPAFPAAMITETHRAPLQIEIQAHVAGVTLAVFADRELLFTTTLSADGPDVPLRVERKVPLGPHQFRVAIYRSDRSLQTEKEGLAEIRGDTENKLAIQIRRHSRFFLLHDNALEVTWPDAAAYPDASSAARAAAIPASLN; encoded by the coding sequence ATGGAAAATGGGCGTTACGAGGTCCTGGAAACCATCGGCAGCGGCGCCGCCGGCCGCGTCGTCAAGGCGCGCGACACGCGCATTGGCCGCATCGTGGCCCTGAAGATCCTGCTCAGCGAACTCACCGAGATCGGTTCCCCTGAAAAATTTCTTCACGAAGCGCGCATCATCGGCCAGCTCAACCATCCCTCCATTATCGGGCTCTTCGACGTGGGCATCGAAGAGCAGGGCAACCCCTATCTGGTGATGGAATACGTGGAGGGCAAGACGCTTGAGCCGGTCCTGGCCAGCGACCGGGTTTCCCTGCAGAAGGCCTGCATCTGGTGCGCCGATCTGGCCAAGGCGCTCTCCCGCGCGCACCAGGCCGGCATCATCCACGGCGACGTGAAGCCCGCGAACATCCTGGTCACCGAAGAAGGCCGCGTCAAACTGGGCGATTTTGGCATCGCCCGCTTCGTCACCCAGATGTCCTGCTCCGGCAAGGTCCTGGGCACGCCCGCCTATCTCTCGCCCGAGCAGATCGAAGGCAAGGCGCAGGATGGCCGCTCCGATCTCTTCTCCCTGGGCATCCTGCTCTACCAACTGGTCACCGGCCAGCGCCCCTTCGACGGCACCTCGCTCGGCGCGGTCTGCGCCCAAATCCTTAACGCCACGCCGCTGCCGCCTTCCCGCCTCAACCCGCAAATTCCGCCGGCATTTGACCGGGTAATTCAGCGCTGCCTGGCCAAAGACCCCGACAAGCGCTACGCCACGGGCGAAGAGCTGGCCCGCGACCTCTACCCCTTCGCGCGCAGCGTCCCGCAACCCGCTTCCCCCTGGCGGCGGCTGTGGACCGCGCAGCCCCTCCTGCGCGGCGCCGTCTGGGCCGCGGGCGCGCTGGCGCTTATCGCCGCCGGCTATTTTCCGGCCGCGCCGCAGGTGCGCGCGCACCTGCGCATTCCGCCCGCCCCGGCGGCCGTCGTGTACCTGCCCATGGCCCCGGCGGACCTTCTTGGCTATGCCAAGGAAGAGCCCCTGGCGGAAGTGCCGGCATCGGCGGAGCTCATGGTTCCCGCGGAGATCGCGGTCAAGAAGGCGCCCCGGCACAGCAACGCGGCGGCCCGCCCGCGGCCTGCTGCGTTGCAAACCGTGGCCGCCAGCGAGACGCAGCCCCAGCTACCCGCCCCGGCGCCGGGCCCGGCCTTTCCCGCAGCGATGATCACGGAGACGCACCGCGCGCCGCTGCAGATCGAGATACAAGCCCACGTCGCGGGCGTCACCCTGGCCGTCTTTGCCGACCGCGAACTGCTCTTCACCACGACGCTCTCGGCCGACGGCCCGGATGTCCCGCTGCGCGTGGAGCGCAAGGTGCCGCTCGGCCCGCACCAGTTCCGCGTGGCCATCTATCGCTCCGACCGGAGCCTGCAGACCGAAAAAGAAGGCCTGGCGGAAATCCGCGGGGATACGGAAAACAAGCTGGCCATCCAGATCCGCCGCCACTCGCGCTTCTTCCTCCTGCACGATAACGCTCTGGAAGTGACCTGGCCGGATGCCGCCGCCTATCCCGACGCCAGTTCCGCCGCCCGCGCCGCCGCTATCCCGGCGTCCTTGAACTGA